From Anopheles arabiensis isolate DONGOLA chromosome 3, AaraD3, whole genome shotgun sequence, a single genomic window includes:
- the LOC120900463 gene encoding protein goliath, which yields MMSALSHQVNMNNFLSLLVGASLVAANSSPSHDIASLSQPTEFSNGVSSFALPAEDRMAIESSTLAYLNYSFTGPDGHLIEFGSESAKYGEGRVLNRSGLLVHISNSANHSDHTGCSKQWSGTLGGTIPERDAPWIALVRRGSCNFEDKVKHAYERGAAGIIIYNDKNDTKLEKMKINDKERNITAVFTTNAMGRELIEILEVHRSVVQMRIIEGSRQFRNLGNINRTSVLFVSISFIVLMIISLVWLVFYYVQRFRYLQTKDKQSKRLCSVAKRIIAKIPTKSIKSDDKEIDNDCCAICIEPYKVTDVIRVLPCKHEFHKVCIDPWLLEHRTCPMCKMDILKHYGFVFTGSQESILQLDMDMEEGDLIDDRSSTEGGYQRRNSVSPLPQIRASNENQMSRSSSDSDSEQEQSSPGRRSAQARIKRDSQQNHDEMIPQEGDICVGCLAAALNRKQKNSDTCAITYDVDSDSYDAETNGSKSLPATLKKYKGNHSTGSCRGMNPPDHYHPYPHSNNRGSKAYQTQDSQQTARDDANAPHSSKISFKFYKTDRGQPRKTRTPLRNLIPQSISAPCDTDSSLRVCIHSSPEQLPKEASTSKLDAMESNKQIEDVPQVHISLHPVDVKRRCSLSRNSSCSSADRKDIVTCEDLKMAMDYSNEEDVSDETEPNSDNDLIVRRSERGSEKETRKK from the exons ATGATGTCTGCGTTAAGCCACCAGGTGAACATGAACAACTTTCTGTCGCTCCTGGTGGGCGCCTCTTTAGTCGCGGCAAATTCATCTCCGAGCCACGATATAGCTTCTCTGTCACAGCCAACCGAGTTCAGTAATGGAGTTTCATCGTTTGCTTTGCCGGCAGAAGATCGAATGGCCATCGAGAGCTCCACGCTGGCCTATCTAAACTACAGCTTTACAGGGCCGGATGGGCACTTGATAGAGTTCGGCAGCGAAAGCGCAAAGTATGGTGAAGGACGAGTTTTGAATCGAAGTGGACTATTGGTGCACATCAGCAACAGTGCTAATCATTCAGACCATACCGGATGTTCGAAGCAATGGTCCGGTACGCTCGGTGGAACAATTCCGGAGCGCGATGCACCCTGGATTGCACTAGTACGCCGTGGTAGTTGTAATTTCGAAGACAAGGTTAAACATGCATACGAGCGCGGTGCTGCAGGAATCATTATCTATAATGATAAGAATGATACAAAGTTGGAAAAAATGAAGATCAACGATAAAGAGC GAAACATTACTGCAGTCTTTACCACCAATGCAATGGGGCGTGAGCTGATTGAAATTTTGGAAGTTCATAGATCCGTTGTGCAAATGCGCATAATTGAGGGATCTCGTCAGTTCCGCAACCTAGGAAACATTAATCG AACGTCTGTGCTGTTTGTTTCAATATCTTTCATTGTACTTATGATAATTTCCCTGGTTTGGTTAGTATTTTACTATGTGCAACGGTTCCGGTATTTGCAAACCAAAGACAAACAATCA AAACGACTCTGCAGTGTCGCAAAGCGGATTATAGCAAAAATCCCTACCAAGAGTATTAAATCAGATGACAAg GAAATCGATAATGATTGCTGTGCCATCTGCATCGAACCGTATAAAGTAACTGATGTTATACGTGTTCTACCGTGCAA GCACGAGTTCCATAAGGTCTGCATAGATCCATGGCTACTTGAGCATCGTACTTGCCCAATGTGCAAAATGGACATTCTGAAGCATTATGGCTTTGTG TTTACGGGTAGTCAAGAAAGTATTCTTCAACTAGACATGGACATGGAAGAAGGAGATCTTATTGACGACAGAAGCAGCACGGAAGGAGGATATCAGAGACGTAACAGTGTCAGTCCTTTACCTCAAATAAGAGCCTCGAATGAAAATCAG ATGTCACGCAGTTCCTCTGATTCAGATTCCGAACAAGAACAGTCATCGCCTGGTCGACGTTCGGCTCAAGCACGAATTAAGCGTGATAGCCAACAAAATCACGATGAGATGATACCGCAGGAAGGCGACATTTGTGTAGGTTGTCTTGCAGCAGCGTTAAAcaggaaacagaaaaacagTGATACCTGTGCTATTACATACGATGTGGACAGTGAT TCTTACGACGCTGAAACAAACGGTTCTAAAAGTCTACCAGCAACGCTAAAAAAATACAAGGGTAACCATTCAACCGGATCTTGTCGTGGTATGAATCCTCCAGACCATTATCATCCGTATCCTCATAGTAACAACCGTGGCAGCAAAGCTTACCAGACTCAAGATTCGCAACAAACCGCTCGTGATGATGCAAACGCGCCACATTCAtcgaaaatttcattcaaGTTTTACAAAACTGATCGCGGTCAGCCACGTAAAACGCGAACACCGCTCCGCAACTTAATTCCTCAATCGATTTCAGCACCCTGTGATACTGACAGCTCGTTGCGCGTATGCATCCATAGCAGCCCAGAGCAGCTTCCAAAAGAGGCTTCTACATCCAAGTTGGATGCAATGGAATCCAATAAACAAATAGAGGACGTACCTCAAGTGCATATAAGTCTACATCCGGTCGATGTCAAGCGACGTTGCTCGCTGTCACGCAATTCATCTTGCTCATCAGCTGATCGCAAGGACATAGTAACATGCGAAGATTTGAAAATGGCAATGGATTACTCCAACGAGGAGGATGTTTCAGATGAAACGGAACCAAACAGTGATAATGATCTGATAGTTAGACGATCGGAGCGGGGTAGCGAAAAAGAAACTCGGAAAAAGTGA